In Gossypium hirsutum isolate 1008001.06 chromosome D01, Gossypium_hirsutum_v2.1, whole genome shotgun sequence, the genomic window TATTGAACTTTTTAGCATCTTTAGACTCTGTGAAGTCATTGAATCAATGTACaaaatttttaaccataattatttGAATCTGAATGTATTCAAATTTGTCTACCCATGTATTTAAACTTAGTTTACTGTTTGCCACTATTGAAGCTCTTTCATTTTATGAGATGCTTGCATCTGTAAACTGAACTAATTGGTTAGTGCCTTAACTCCTTTCTCTTTTCCAATTCCTTTACTGTGCTGCAGGGAATTGAGATGCAAATTAGTTCAGGTGCTGAAAAGGTATTCCTTTTATGGAATATGATCTTTGTAAGTAGATTATGTGTGCTTAAAACATAATTGGTTTTTAACTAAATCCATGGTGTATATGCCTTTGAATCTTAGCGTAGCCAGAAGAGGTCAAATTTGCTGTGCCTCTAATGGACATGAACATAAACAAAATGGTGCATGGGTGCCCCTGGAGACATCCACAAAAGATATGCTTACAGGTACCTTTCCTTCTTTTCCCTCTCATTTATGTGTAATCTAATTCTTAAAAAGTAACTTGTatgtaattttattgttgttaaaaTTCTTCCTTTTCTTCTGTCCTCCATTTCTTCCCCACCTTGAATGAAGTTTGTAATATTGCAGGTAATATATCCCGTTGGAAAAAAGTATGCATCTACTCCTTCAGCACCTCGTCTGAAATTGATGTCAACTACTGAGCTGAGAGCTCTGTTTACAATCGAGGATGTCAAGCTTCCTTCATGGTTGGATGGAATGTGAGTTATGTAAATCATCCTGCAGTTGTTGCATATCTTAAAAGATTTTGTGCTGACAAACCTCTGTTGGTTTTTACCTTCTCATTTGAAGGTGCATGGCTGAATATCTTCCTCATCTAGAAGAATCTCTTCAGAAACAGGTTGGCTCCTTTTTGGTCATCTAGGTTTGCTTTGAGTTTGTGTATTGAGGGTCTAAGAGTAGGACTGATCTGTAATTGTTCTCTAGGTCCTGGAAGCTGTTTCATTAATTGACATAAGAAGACACTTTATAGAAGCATTAGCCCCATTGTTTGGAAGACCTTTGGAAGCTGATCCGGTGTGCACTACTCTTGccatttatctttttatattaagCATTAGTTTATTTTACATTGATTGTTAGTTTCTCATTGCTTTCCTTGGCAGGTCTTTTGCAGAAAGGCAACATTTCTTGCTTCCTCTGGATCCTTTGTTTTCCTGGTACCATTAGATAATTGCTGATTCTACCATTTTCTGGTTAGACCAATAGAGGACTGTTTCAATAAACATGATTAAGTTCTAGACTATGATTGCATTTATTTTAGTGCAATAAGTTTTTGTATCTAACTTTTAGTACCcatatttttttacttaactCGGTCTCTGCTAAAAGTCAACTTTTGATGGTACTGTTGTTGTAGGTGCACTTCCATATTTCAACTCTGTTTCCTAAGCAGCAGCCAGCTCTGATGCTCCAAAGTTCTCAGGTAATACTATTAGCTTTTCCTAATATGTTAAGCACTCGGGTTCTTGGGTACAATAGTTAGATCCCATTTTTAGACAGATCGATAAAAAGGTGTTTGGATGTATCTGAAAGGATACATGGAAGATATTACCGAATAAGTTTGAGGACCAACTAGCTTTTATGATTCTGCTGAATATCAGTTTCTCTACTCGTTGGAGAACATGAACATCGACTGTCTATTGCAGCATATATCGCCACAAGGAATACCGAAAAAGTCACCTCTTCTAGCAGAATATCCATGGAGTCCGAGATGGGAAGCATCACAAATGGCGGAGCGGATATTGTGAGTTTCATTAGTCTTTGTAGATTCTCAATCATTTTCAGTGTGTTTTACTAACATGTATCGATTTCTCCAGCGATTTCTTGGCGGATGAGTCTCTTAACTTCAAACGGTTCTGTAATGAGTCTCAACCTCAACACTAGTACGATAAGGGGATGCTGAAGTTTGGTATGGGTTATGTTTTATTCATCCAAGTTGTCTAAAAAATGCTTAATGGAACATTTGGTAGTTTTCTTTTAATACAATTTCGAAACTGGTGTCTAAGTTGTAGAAAGGAAATGCAATGATCTATCTTTCGCTTCTTAATGCTGATGCATGCTTACCCCTTTTTATTATAGCCCAACACCAACTTCGATTTATGGACGTATTTACGTTAATTAATGTTCATAAACATGGATAAACAGCAAACACTGGAAGAGCAAGTGATCAAAATTATTTGCTGGCAGCTGAAGGTTATGGTTTTAAGTCTCCATAATGACATTACTTTTCTTAGTTTGtaatgtgataaataaataaaaaagccaACAATATGAAATAAACTTTTCAATATTACTACTTTACTTTCAGGTAagtcgtttattttattttattttataattaaattaacttttaaCCTATATCTaagtttttaacttttaatttaggcTTAATTCTCAATTTTTCTCCTTTTCTTACTTTGGTACTATTTTTTTTTATCCTAATCTATCCTAATTTGTTcgtttattaataaaatattaaaatatatcaagaagattgtttatctctttaatatttatatattctatttAAAGTTCTTCCCAATctctatataaaatagattttagtaataaatcatgagcttcattttttttagttgttttttcaactaaaaattgtgaaaactTAGTAAGAGCTCTTCTAAAATTGGCTCTTTGTTCAGAAATATGAGTTTTCTATATTATATAGTTCTAGTGATAAGTCtggattgtaaaaaaaaaattatttcttgaaTTATTCTTTGCTCCTTTGATTATTTCAACATAACTGGCTGGAAATGTTGAATTTGGATCTTGGGATCAAGGGAATTGACTTACCATTTTTTGGGTTAATGATAAATGAGTTCAAACTGGTTGTCTTATAATTGAATATAGCACATAATATCCTTGATTAGGATAAAAAGATGCTTGTGTAGGTATACTCACAAATCCTTGATTAGAATTTATTGTTTTCCCTTTGTTGGGTCTTTTATAGGCAGTTGTCCATTTACCAACTTTTTGTAGATGTTTTCTACCTCTATCCAAAAGGCCTGCTAAGataatcaataataatattatcaattccttttacatataaaacttcaaaattaaaagtatatgatTCATTACCATCTAATTCTCCTAAGTACAATTTTCAAACTTTTATTAGTAAGGAATTGTTTAACTGCCTGATTATcagtttttattataaatttttcagGTGCTAAATATATTAAGAAAGTTTTTTATTCCCTTTTTTAttgctaataattctttttcatatatattataattaatttcatttgatttaaattttccTGAACTATATCCACAACTATATCCACATATTAGTTCTTCATCATTTAttgttttagcttttaaaatacaTCCCCAATAATTTTGTGAGGTAtctgtttctaaaattaatttatcacatTGTTTAGGTAAATAAACTTTTGGGCTATGATTTATTTCAGATTTTAGGTTTTGTATAATTTCTGAGTCTTTTTTAGACTAGAGAAAatgtttattcttttttaatttttcatataacttaCCTATTTTTTCAGATAAGTTAGGAAAGAAGTTTCTTCCATAATTAATAATTCTTAAAAATTGTTGAAGCTGCTTTTTATCttcaatatttttagaaaattcttttatttttactataatatgatcTTGTAGTTTAAGACTATTTCCAGATAATTTCAATCCTAAAAATTCTATTTCTGTTTTTTCTAGCTCTATTTTCTTAGGACTTAATATGATTCCATGTTTTATGAATTGttgagaaataatatttaaatgctTTCTATGTTTTTCTGACAAAAGAAGACAACTTGAGGAAGAGGGCATCCAAATGCAAATAAAAAAGATTGCATTGTGGAAGCAACCATCAAATCAATGATGTGATAAGACAATGCAACGTGGAAGCAACCATGTTCATGATGAGACAGGATCCTTATTAGAAAATTGTGCGAgattcaaagaaaattaaaaagagttTTAGAATTTTCTTATAAATAGAAAAGGAGGAAGCCTAAAGAAGGCATcgaaaaatagtttagaaatctttctttttcttttcattcaccATTTTCTCCTTgtaaaaacttttcttttaattctacTTTTGTAATAAAATCTATTGTCTTCTGCATTCCCCTTAAacttttactattattttgtgAACTTTACATTGTTTACAAAGTAAAGTTTCTAAACAAGTTAAGCATAAATTAAGTACTAAATAATgtacaaaaattttagaaattaaatggGAATTTGGATATAAACCAATACGTCCTAACActtataaaagatataaaaagaaaaatagaaggtATAAACTAGTTAGATGGAAActaggaaataaaaaatatacaggttataacaagaagaaaaaatttgttagaagaaaaacttctaaaaaatctaaaaaacaaatttgtaaatgttttatatgtgatGAAAAAGGTCACATAGCACCAAATTGtcctaaaaaaaaggaaaaagtgcaaagaaaatgattaaaacacTTGAAGAACAAGACTTAGAAATATGTTCAGAAGAggaaataataagaaataatatatgaattaaaacaTCCTTTGTTGGAATAAAATatccatcaaaaataatattttgatttttgtgcGACTATTAAAAAAGATAGCTGAAATGGAGATTGGAGATTTTCCATCTCATATAACAGAAGAAATCAAAAACACGTGGGAGACTTGAAATTCACCAAGACTTTCATTACATTCATTACATCTAGATAAGATAGAAGAAATGAATCTAGATAACATTTAAGAAGGATAAAGCCAAAACAGGCAGCTAAGTGGAAAAATAAAGTTCAAGAAAAGCAAATACCCAAGTATGGACAAAAGAAGGCAACTTGAGGAAGAGGACATCCAAATGTAAACAAAAAAATTGCAACGTGAAAGCAACCATCAAATCAATGATGTGACAAGACAATACAACGTGGAAGCAACCATCAAATCAATGATGGGAGAAGACAATGCAACGTGAAAGCAACCATGTTCATGATGAGACAAGATATTTATTAGAAAACTGTGCGAgattcaaagaaaattaaaaagagttTTAGAATTTTCTTATAAATAGAAAAGGATGAAGCCTAAAGAAGGCATcgaaaaatagtttagaaatctttctttttcttttcattcaccATCCTCTCCTTgtaaaaacttttcttttaattctcaAGTTGCCTTCTTTTGTCCATACTTGAGTATTTGCTTTTCTTGGACtttattttttcactattttggctTTATCCTTCTTGAATGTTTTCTAGATTCATTTCTTCTATCTCATCTAGATGTAATGAATGTAATGAAAGTCTTAGTGAATTCTAAGTCTCCCATGtgttttttatttcttctattaTTTGAGATGAAAAATCTTCAATCTCCATTTCAGCTATCTTTTTTAATAGTCGCACAGATTCTTCATCTCTATCATTTTGGATATTTCCagtttcatatgccaatattcgTCTTCAATCAGTCCAGAGTTTATAAATTTCTTGCTGAAGTAAATATTGGGCATTTGTTATCAAATCTATCCCTGTTTGGGTTTGATAATAACTGAGATTTTTGTAACACTTGTCAATATTTTGTTGTTAAGTGTTCTTTGTCTTCTTTGATTGTTGATAATTTGAGGCTTCCAATCATTCTTTGAATAATCCACATTTGATATGgttgataaaatttttctttttcagcaatACTAATAAGGCTGCTTatttcaatatgaaaataatagtaaaagtcatcattatttattatgtttaataatataGACTTAATAGATGCAGGAAAATCTTTTAATAGATGAAGAGAAAAATTTTGAACTACTATTTCTTTAATAAAACTCCATTCAATACTgcttatatcaaatggttcatgatccAGTCTAAATTTTATAGTAGGAAATTTTTCATCTAAATCTACTAagttttcacaatttttagttgaaaaacaactaaagaaaatgaagctcatgatttattactaaaatctattttatatagagATTGGGAAGAGCTTGaaatagaatatataaatattaaggagataaacaatcttcttgatacatttcagtattttattaataaaggaacaaatagtcctattatgaataaaatgtttagactatgtttatataataaagctagaaaaattttactagtagaaatttttacaaaaataaatggaGCTATTTGCAAATAGCAAGCTCAATTTCAAAATGCTTTTTCAGAATATTTTCTACAAGCTTAtgtttttactaataatttagatGAAAAATTTCCTACTATAAAATTTAGACTGGATCATGAACATTTGATATAAACAGTATTGAATggggttttattaaaaaaatagtagttcaaaatttttcttttcatctattaaAAGATTTTCCTGCATCTATTAAGTCtatattattaaacataataaataatgatgacttttactattattttcatattaaaataagcAGCCTTATTGGTattgctgaaaaagaaaaattttatcagccatatcaaatttggattattCAAAGAATGATTGGAATCCCCAAATTATCAGTAGTCAAAGAAGACAAAGAACACTTAACAAAAAATATTGACAAGTGTTACAGAAATCTCAGTTATTATCAAACCCAAACAGGGATAGATTTGATGACAAAAGTCCAATATTTACTTCAGTAAGAAATTTATAAACTCTGGACTGATTGAAGAtgaatattggcatatgaaactGGAAATATCCAAAATGATAGAGATGAAGAATCTGTGCGACTATTAAAAAAGATAGCTGAAATGGAGATTGAAGATTTTCCATCTCAAAtaatagaagaaataaaaaacaCGTTGGAGACTTAGAATTCACCAAGACTTTCATTACATTCATTACATCTAGATGAGATAGAAGAAATAAATCTAGAAAACATTCAAGAAGGATAAAGCCAAAATAGTGGAAAAATAAAGTCCAAGAAAAGCAAATACTCAAGTATGGACAAAAAAAGGCAATTTGAGGAAGAGGTCATTCAGATGCAAACAAAAAAGATTGCAACGTGGAAGCAACTATCAAATCAATGATGTGATAAGACAATGCAACGTGGAAGCAACCATGTTCATGATGAGATAGGATCCTTATTAAGAAACTGTGCGGgattcaaagaaaattaaaaagagttTTGGAATTTTCTTATAAATAGAAAAGGAGGAAGTCTAAAGAAGACACcgaaaaatagtttagaaatcttttttttttcttttcattcaccATTTTCTCCTTgtaaaaacttttcttttaattctgCTTTTGTAATAAAATCTATTGTCTTCCACATTCCCCCATGTCTTcgttgtattttttaaatttgatagcCAATCACAAAGTGTTATGCgaaaaatgtatatatacatttagaaaaatgaaaaatgaaaaatgaaaaatgaaaaataaaaaatgaaaaatgaaaagtgaaaaatgaaaataaatatataaaaaaatcataaaatatatataatctaaaaatatataaaaataaaatttacaaaaacgCACAAATTAGTTGAAACCaataatataatttgaaaaaatgtgaaaaaaattgtaaaaatgataaagaattgtaaaaaaatacttaaaaacaatttttaaaatttttttaccttgaaatttaattactttttttttattttttataacaattttgaattttatatattattctgactttttaaaatttaaaatttattttagaattttataaaaaatatacttttttatatattatatataatttttttatatttttaatgaatataatatatataatattaaaaaaataataagaagggGTACGTTGCGTATTCTAATAGCATCACATGGTAGGTCGACACTCGGTCAATGATCGGTCAATGACCGATCAAAATTAACagtgtttttaatatttaaatattaaacattatagttttctatttctattttaaataaatctaattgtCACATGTCGTTTTTTTATTGGCCAAAATAAGTCATATGGCACTTTTTTATTGGTCAAAGTGGcctaacaaaaaaaattttaacggATGTTACAAAATGGACTAGAAATAGAGGAAATTGATACTTCAAGTATCAAACTAagataagaaaaaattaaataccaaaaaataGGAAAATGGATATACTTGAGAGACTAAATAATGAATTTAGCCTTTAATTTATGCCTAAATAAGTTGTTAACAAGGAAATAAGGGCCAAGTGTTGATGAAGGTGTAGAAAGCATATGTGGGCTTATTTAAATGAAGTTGTAAAGGGCAACAGCTCTTTAAACATTTTAGCTAGTGGACTGGTGATAACCGTTGGGTttgattttggagaaatattcTGAGCTTTAAAAACTTCAACTAAAACCAAATCAAATAGTTATTGGTTTgactcgttttaaaattttatattatgttaagttttttcactaatttaatatgtaaaatatttatttttatttagtaaaaattaattataatatgataaaaatatattatgtatattttaatttgaaccGAAAATCAAATTGAATGTATTTAAATAATCACTAAAtcgaaattaaatcaaatttgataAAACTGAACCAAAATCAAATACTATAGTTTAAATTGAATTTCGAATTTGTTTTGCTCATCAAGTGTCCACAtcatccattttttattttaattgccaCGTCAACTATGCATCATCAATTGCTATATTATCACTTAATGAATGTTAAGGGCTTCCATATAAACTGTAACCTTAAGGACTAGGATCAATTTAATATTGATTCTTAGTAATACTTTTGtgacaaaaaatatttttgagataaaagtattataacatccctaacccgtatctgtcgccggaatagggttttGGAGCATTACAAAAAAAACGTAatctaaatcattcatttcaaacatttcaataatcataatataattcatcattaaacatacAACACGACCCTTATTCAAGCCTTCGAGGCCTTGAaatcactttagaaacgatttcgaactaaatcgggaacatttgaaaaatttaggaaaaagttagaaaaattcaattgcaggggtcacacaaccgtgtggccagaccttgtgactcacacgactgagacacatgcccatgtcttaggctgtgtggacattcgaagtaggggcacacaaccgtgtcccagcccgtgtccgtgcctgtgtaactctctgacttgggtcacacggcgaagccacacacccatgtgccaggccatgtaactctcgaaatggcctaGCATGCCCTTGTGCtagccgtgtggacctaaaatatgccttaaacaacaagtttatcatttcctacttgcttgggcgttaagcaactcaaaaaccattcgtttaacctattcaaaacatgaCCAAACAcactcaaaacatgccaaaacaatcatcctaggtgcctaactaatgtacccttattggtaccacatttatatcatcaaaacatatcatcaatgcatcattcaaatcaaattttaaaacataccaaaatcactcCATTTAGCCTTGTTTATAACCATTAAACAtcaatattaatttcacatacaCCTAACAATCTTAGGTTCAAATCAACATGCCCAAtttatggcttcaaacacaaacatatgcttatatatataccaaaccaacattatacttaaacTCAATTACATCACATATACTAAATTCGTTAAAAACCAAacacatcctaggtacatgccattacaaaaggtaaacatcaccacatttgagatcgGGATCATTGCTGGATGTTGAATTGgcgatcaaaagagaagtacctacCTTCACAtgaaaaacaaaaccgtacgctgagtaaaactaagtgatatttctataatccgaacaattaaAGACATAATGATACAAGAATGCTCAATTTGAATTGTATAATCACATTACTATCTAACAAGTAATTGTAATCTATCACCATctcaatttcatgcataatacCACATTATATCATGATTTGCTCAACTTCACAAATATTTTTCCATTAGTTGGTTTAAcatataacttaattaatatCACGTGCTATAAAAATAGCTTTTGATagatcattcaacatttcattttaaCAATAGCATAAACCAATTATATTCAATCCATGAGTACATTACTCATATATCTCATTTATGATCACACATTTTCACCTTTCATATACTAATCCACTTTTCCATTTCCAATTCACATATTTTTCCATTTCAGTATTGATCG contains:
- the LOC107918164 gene encoding BRISC and BRCA1-A complex member 2 isoform X2, which gives rise to MSLDGFPPFISAQLHYLINHFPDKIKVEQVLSGGKTYTGGLDRFTLLIPYCLDYIKWDIIYNAEFPLAPPDIIFGTEDEDFHPLHMTGRVGEGDLKFRNILSDWNYKDPTRLLALIQELRDRYMAYQKKRVGEVDDDRLTFEISTICSREGIEMQISSGAEKPEEVKFAVPLMDMNINKMVHGCPWRHPQKICLQVIYPVGKKYASTPSAPRLKLMSTTELRALFTIEDVKLPSWLDGMCMAEYLPHLEESLQKQVLEAVSLIDIRRHFIEALAPLFGRPLEADPVFCRKATFLASSGSFVFLVHFHISTLFPKQQPALMLQSSQHISPQGIPKKSPLLAEYPWSPRWEASQMAERIFDFLADESLNFKRFCNESQPQH
- the LOC107918164 gene encoding BRISC and BRCA1-A complex member 2 isoform X1, whose translation is MSLDGFPPFISAQLHYLINHFPDKIKVEQVLSGGKTYTGGLDRFTLLIPYCLDYIKWDIIYNAEFPLAPPDIIFGTEDEDFHPLHMTGRVGEGDLKFRNILSDWNYKDPTRLLALIQELRDRYMAYQKKRVGEVDDDRLTFEISTICSREGIEMQISSGAEKPEEVKFAVPLMDMNINKMVHGCPWRHPQKICLQVIYPVGKKYASTPSAPRLKLMSTTELRALFTIEDVKLPSWLDGMCMAEYLPHLEESLQKQVLEAVSLIDIRRHFIEALAPLFGRPLEADPVFCRKATFLASSGSFVFLVHFHISTLFPKQQPALMLQSSQFLYSLENMNIDCLLQHISPQGIPKKSPLLAEYPWSPRWEASQMAERIFDFLADESLNFKRFCNESQPQH